Proteins encoded together in one Anas acuta chromosome 10, bAnaAcu1.1, whole genome shotgun sequence window:
- the MMP2 gene encoding 72 kDa type IV collagenase encodes MKTHIVFGLVLKVLLIQVYLFSKTLAAPSPIIKFPGDSTPKTDKELAVQYLNKYYGCPKDNCNLFVLKDTLKKMQKFFGLPETGDLDQNTIETMKKPRCGNPDVANYNFFPRKPKWEKNHITYRIIGYTPDLDPETVDDAFARAFQVWSDVTPLRFNRIHDGEADIMINFGRWEHGDGYPFDGKDGLLAHAFAPGPGIGGDSHFDDDELWTLGEGQVVRVKYGNADGEYCKFPFWFNGKEYNSCTDAGRSDGFLWCSTTKDFDADGKYGFCPHESLFTMGGNGDGQPCKFPFKFQGQSYDQCTTEGRTDGYRWCGTTEDYDRDKKYGFCPETAMSTVGGNSEGAPCVFPFIFLGNKYDSCTSAGRNDGKLWCASTSSYDDDRKWGFCPDQGYSLFLVAAHEFGHAMGLEHSEDPGALMAPIYTYTKNFRLSQDDIKGIQELYEVSTDVEPGPGPGPGPGPRPTLGPVTPELCKHDIVFDGVAQIRGETFFFKDRFMWRTVNPRGKPTGPLLVATFWPDLPEKIDAVYEAPQDEKAVFFSGNEYWVYTASNLDRGYPKKLTSLGLPPDVQRVDAAFNWGRNKKTYIFAGDRYWKYNEEKKKMELASPKFIADSWNGVPDNLDAVLGLGDSGYTYFFKDQYYLQMEDKSLKIVKIGKINSDWLGC; translated from the exons cAATACCTGAATAAGTACTATGGATGCCCAAAAGACAATTGCAATTTATTTGTACTGAAAGATACcttgaagaaaatgcagaaatttttTGGGCTGCCCGAAACAGGAGACTTGGATCAAAATACAATTGAGACAATGAAGAAACCCCGCTGTGGTAACCCAGATGTGGCCAATTACAACTTCTTTCCAAGAAAGCCAAAATGGGAAAAGAACCACATAACATACAG GATTATAGGCTATACCCCGGATTTGGATCCTGAGACAGTAGATGATGCCTTCGCCCGAGCCTTTCAAGTCTGGAGTGACGTCACACCGCTGAGATTTAACCGAATACACGATGGAGAAGCAGACATTATGATTAATTTTGGCCGATGGg AACATGGCGATGGTTATCCGTTTGATGGCAAAGACGGTCTCCTGGCTCACGCCTTCGCGCCAGGGCCAGGAATTGGAGGAGACTCCCATTTTGATGATGATGAACTGTGGACTCTTGGAGAGGGGCAAG TGGTTAGAGTGAAGTATGGAAACGCAGATGGAGAATACTGCAAGTTTCCCTTCTGGTTCAATGGTAAGGAATACAACAGCTGCACAGACGCAGGACGCAGCGACGGGTTCCTCTGGTGTTCCACAACAAAAGACTTTGATGCAGATGGCAAATATGGCTTCTGTCCCCATGAGT CACTTTTTACGATGGGTGGCAACGGCGATGGGCAGCCGTGCAAATTTCCCTTTAAATTTCAAGGCCAGTCCTATGACCAGTGTACAACAGAAGGCAGGACAGATGGATACCGATGGTGTGGAACCACTGAAGACTACGACAGAGATAAGAAATATGGATTCTGTCCAGAGACTG CCATGTCAACAGTCGGTGGAAATTCAGAGGGAGCCCCTTGCGTGTTCCCCTTCATCTTCCTTGGGAACAAGTACGACTCCTGTACCAGCGCAGGTCGCAATGACGGCAAGCTGTGGTGTGCTTCCACCAGCAGCTACGACGACGACCGCAAGTGGGGCTTCTGTCCGGACCAAG GATACAGCCTCTTCTTGGTCGCTGCACACGAATTTGGCCATGCTATGGGACTGGAGCACTCCGAGGACCCGGGAGCTCTCATGGCCCCTATCTACACCTACACCAAGAACTTCCGACTGTCTCAGGACGACATTAAGGGGATCCAGGAGCTATACG AAGTATCCACCGATGTCGAACCAGGgccaggcccaggcccaggcccaggcccacGTCCTACCCTTGGACCTGTCACACCAGAGCTGTGCAAGCACGACATCGTGTTTGATGGAGTCGCACAAATTAgaggagaaacatttttcttcaaagacag ATTCATGTGGAGGACTGTAAACCCTCGAGGAAAACCCACGGGTCCTCTTCTTGTTGCTACATTCTGGCCTGATCTGCCAGAGAAAATTGATGCTGTCTACGAGGCCCCTCAGGACGAGaaggctgtatttttttcag GAAATGAGTACTGGGTTTATACAGCCAGCAACTTGGACAGGGGCTATCCAAAGAAACTCACCAGCCTGGGACTACCGCCTGATGTGCAACGCGTCGATGCAGCTTTTAACTGGGGCAGAAACAAGAAGACGTATATTTTTGCTGGAGACAGATACTGGAA GtacaatgaagaaaagaaaaaaatggaacttGCATCCCCTAAATTCATTGCGGATTCCTGGAATGGAGTTCCAGATAACCTAGATGCTGTCCTGGGTCTCGGTGACAGTG GGTACACCTACTTTTTCAAAGACCAGTATTATCTACAGATGGAAGACAAGAGCTTGAAGATTGTTAAAATTGGCAAGATAAATTCTGACTGGTTGGGTTGCTGA